The following are encoded in a window of Cucurbita pepo subsp. pepo cultivar mu-cu-16 chromosome LG12, ASM280686v2, whole genome shotgun sequence genomic DNA:
- the LOC111807593 gene encoding CDPK-related kinase 3-like isoform X1 yields the protein MGQCYGKTIPTTDNHVAPTTITTTASPTSATRYGGDPSHFTSGSAGGNGVVNVNTTTPVTPARTSYPSPWPSPYPHGVSGSPLPIGVSPSPARASTPGRFFKRKFAPPSPAKHIKASLAKRFGYTKPKEGPISEERGTEPEHFLDKSFGYGRNFGAKYELGKEVGKGHFGHTCSAKGKKGELKDKPVAVKIISKAKMTTAISIEDVRREVKILKSLSGHNNLITFLDACEDANNVYIVMELCEGGELLDRILSRGGRYTEEDAKNIVVQILSVVAFCHLQGVVHRDLKPENFLFTSRREDADMKLIDFGLSDFVKPDGRLNDIVGSAYYVAPEVLHRSYSLEADIWSIGVITYILLCGSRPFWARTESGIFRAVLRADPSFDDLPWSTVSPEAKDFVKRLLNKDYRKRMTAVQALSHPWLRDDSRRLPLDILIYKLVKLYLHATPFRRAAMKALSKALTENELFYLRAQFALLEPNQDGRVGLDNFKVALMRNATDAMRESRVQEIVNLLEPLALRRIDFEEFCAAAISTHQLEALDRWEQIACVAFEHFEREGNRVISVEELARELNLGSSAYSILKEWIRGDGKLSFLGYTKFLHGVTLRSSNTRHN from the exons ATGGGGCAGTGTTATGGCAAGACTATTCCGACTACTGACAATCACGTCGCTCCAACCACTATTACCACCACAGCGTCTCCGACTTCTGCTACTAGGTACGGTGGTGATCCGTCGCATTTCACCTCCGGGAGTGCAGGTGGCAATGGCGTAGTAAATGTGAACACTACTACGCCGGTAACACCGGCGAGGACTTCGTATCCCAGTCCATGGCCGAGCCCGTATCCTCACGGAGTTAGTGGTAGTCCTCTGCCTATCGGTGTTTCGCCGTCGCCGGCTAGGGCTTCGACGCCGGGGAGGTTTTTCAAGAGGAAGTTTGCTCCGCCGTCGCCAGCCAAGCACATCAAGGCCTCGTTGGCGAAGCGGTTTGGGTATACGAAGCCCAAGGAGGGCCCAATTTCGGAGGAGAGGGGGACGGAGCCGGAGCATTTTCTGGATAAAAGCTTTGGATATGGGAGGAATTTTGGGGCAAAGTACGAGCTGGGGAAGGAGGTTGGGAAAGGTCATTTTGGTCACACTTGCTCTGCTAAGGGGAAGAAAGGTGAGCTCAAAGATAAACCAGTGGCCGTCAAGATCATCTCTAAAGCCAAG ATGACAACGGCAATTTCAATTGAAGATGTTCGGAGAGaggtgaaaattttgaagtcttTATCTGGGCATAATAACCTTATAACATTTCTTGATGCATGTGAGGATGCCAATAACGTCTACATAGTCATGGA GTTATGTGAAGGTGGGGAACTTCTGGACAGAATCTTGTCAAG AGGAGGAAGATACACAGAAGAAGATGCCAAAAATATAGTCGTTCAGATTTTAAGTGTAGTTGCATTTTGTCATCTTCAAGGCGTTGTGCACCGCGACTTAAAGCCTGAg AATTTCCTATTTACTTCTAGACGTGAAGATGCTGATATGAAGCTCATTGACTTTGGTCTTTCGGACTTTGTTAAACCAG ATGGGAGACTCAACGATATTGTTGGAAGTGCTTATTATGTTGCTCCTGAAGTGCTTCATAGATCTTACTCGTTGGAAGCCGATATATGGAGCATTGGGGTCATTAcctatattttattatgtgGAAGTCGGCCATTTTGGGCTAGAACGGAATCAGGAATTTTCCGTGCAGTGTTAAGAGCAGATCCTAGTTTTGATGATTTACCGTGGTCTACAGTGTCTCCTGAGGCAAAAGACTTTGTTAAAAGGCTCCTCAACAAAGATTATAGAAAGAGAATGACTGCAGTCCAGGCGCTCt CTCACCCATGGTTGCGGGATGACAGTCGTCGTTTACCTTTAGATATATTGATCTATAAGTTGGTCAAGTTATACCTTCATGCTACTCCTTTCAGACGTGCCGCTATGAAG GCTCTCTCGAAAGCTTTGACAGAAAACGAACTCTTTTATCTTAGAGCTCAGTTTGCGTTGTTGGAACCGAATCAAGATGGGCGAGTTGGGCTTGATAACTTCAAAGTG GCTCTAATGCGGAATGCAACGGATGCTATGAGAGAGTCGAGGGTTCAGGAAATCGTAAATTTG CTGGAGCCCCTTGCCCTCAGAAGAATAGACTTTGAGGAGTTCTGTGCTGCTGCTATCAGTACGCATCAATTGGAAGCTCTTGACCGGTGGGAGCAGATAGCCTGTGTGGCCTTTGAGCATTTCGAGCGCGAGGGCAACCGGGTGATATCGGTTGAAGAATTAGCAAGG GAATTAAACCTTGGTTCTTCAGCATACTCCATTCTTAAAGAGTGGATTCGCGGAGATGGAAAGCTTAGTTTTCTTGGGTATACAAAGTTTTTACATGGTGTCACCCTACGTAGCTCAAATACAAGACACAATTAG
- the LOC111807593 gene encoding CDPK-related kinase 3-like isoform X2, translated as MGGILGQSTSWGRRLGKVILVTLALLRGRKVSSKINQWPSRSSLKPRIDFEVILCNFCITCFCFGIGYIWQMTTAISIEDVRREVKILKSLSGHNNLITFLDACEDANNVYIVMELCEGGELLDRILSRGGRYTEEDAKNIVVQILSVVAFCHLQGVVHRDLKPENFLFTSRREDADMKLIDFGLSDFVKPDGRLNDIVGSAYYVAPEVLHRSYSLEADIWSIGVITYILLCGSRPFWARTESGIFRAVLRADPSFDDLPWSTVSPEAKDFVKRLLNKDYRKRMTAVQALSHPWLRDDSRRLPLDILIYKLVKLYLHATPFRRAAMKALSKALTENELFYLRAQFALLEPNQDGRVGLDNFKVALMRNATDAMRESRVQEIVNLLEPLALRRIDFEEFCAAAISTHQLEALDRWEQIACVAFEHFEREGNRVISVEELARELNLGSSAYSILKEWIRGDGKLSFLGYTKFLHGVTLRSSNTRHN; from the exons ATGGGAGGAATTTTGGGGCAAAGTACGAGCTGGGGAAGGAGGTTGGGAAAGGTCATTTTGGTCACACTTGCTCTGCTAAGGGGAAGAAAGGTGAGCTCAAAGATAAACCAGTGGCCGTCAAGATCATCTCTAAAGCCAAG GATTgattttgaagtaattttatgCAACTTCTGTATCACTTGTTTCTGTTTCGGAATTGG ATACATTTGGCAGATGACAACGGCAATTTCAATTGAAGATGTTCGGAGAGaggtgaaaattttgaagtcttTATCTGGGCATAATAACCTTATAACATTTCTTGATGCATGTGAGGATGCCAATAACGTCTACATAGTCATGGA GTTATGTGAAGGTGGGGAACTTCTGGACAGAATCTTGTCAAG AGGAGGAAGATACACAGAAGAAGATGCCAAAAATATAGTCGTTCAGATTTTAAGTGTAGTTGCATTTTGTCATCTTCAAGGCGTTGTGCACCGCGACTTAAAGCCTGAg AATTTCCTATTTACTTCTAGACGTGAAGATGCTGATATGAAGCTCATTGACTTTGGTCTTTCGGACTTTGTTAAACCAG ATGGGAGACTCAACGATATTGTTGGAAGTGCTTATTATGTTGCTCCTGAAGTGCTTCATAGATCTTACTCGTTGGAAGCCGATATATGGAGCATTGGGGTCATTAcctatattttattatgtgGAAGTCGGCCATTTTGGGCTAGAACGGAATCAGGAATTTTCCGTGCAGTGTTAAGAGCAGATCCTAGTTTTGATGATTTACCGTGGTCTACAGTGTCTCCTGAGGCAAAAGACTTTGTTAAAAGGCTCCTCAACAAAGATTATAGAAAGAGAATGACTGCAGTCCAGGCGCTCt CTCACCCATGGTTGCGGGATGACAGTCGTCGTTTACCTTTAGATATATTGATCTATAAGTTGGTCAAGTTATACCTTCATGCTACTCCTTTCAGACGTGCCGCTATGAAG GCTCTCTCGAAAGCTTTGACAGAAAACGAACTCTTTTATCTTAGAGCTCAGTTTGCGTTGTTGGAACCGAATCAAGATGGGCGAGTTGGGCTTGATAACTTCAAAGTG GCTCTAATGCGGAATGCAACGGATGCTATGAGAGAGTCGAGGGTTCAGGAAATCGTAAATTTG CTGGAGCCCCTTGCCCTCAGAAGAATAGACTTTGAGGAGTTCTGTGCTGCTGCTATCAGTACGCATCAATTGGAAGCTCTTGACCGGTGGGAGCAGATAGCCTGTGTGGCCTTTGAGCATTTCGAGCGCGAGGGCAACCGGGTGATATCGGTTGAAGAATTAGCAAGG GAATTAAACCTTGGTTCTTCAGCATACTCCATTCTTAAAGAGTGGATTCGCGGAGATGGAAAGCTTAGTTTTCTTGGGTATACAAAGTTTTTACATGGTGTCACCCTACGTAGCTCAAATACAAGACACAATTAG
- the LOC111807593 gene encoding CDPK-related kinase 3-like isoform X3, translating into MGGILGQSTSWGRRLGKVILVTLALLRGRKVSSKINQWPSRSSLKPRYIWQMTTAISIEDVRREVKILKSLSGHNNLITFLDACEDANNVYIVMELCEGGELLDRILSRGGRYTEEDAKNIVVQILSVVAFCHLQGVVHRDLKPENFLFTSRREDADMKLIDFGLSDFVKPDGRLNDIVGSAYYVAPEVLHRSYSLEADIWSIGVITYILLCGSRPFWARTESGIFRAVLRADPSFDDLPWSTVSPEAKDFVKRLLNKDYRKRMTAVQALSHPWLRDDSRRLPLDILIYKLVKLYLHATPFRRAAMKALSKALTENELFYLRAQFALLEPNQDGRVGLDNFKVALMRNATDAMRESRVQEIVNLLEPLALRRIDFEEFCAAAISTHQLEALDRWEQIACVAFEHFEREGNRVISVEELARELNLGSSAYSILKEWIRGDGKLSFLGYTKFLHGVTLRSSNTRHN; encoded by the exons ATGGGAGGAATTTTGGGGCAAAGTACGAGCTGGGGAAGGAGGTTGGGAAAGGTCATTTTGGTCACACTTGCTCTGCTAAGGGGAAGAAAGGTGAGCTCAAAGATAAACCAGTGGCCGTCAAGATCATCTCTAAAGCCAAG ATACATTTGGCAGATGACAACGGCAATTTCAATTGAAGATGTTCGGAGAGaggtgaaaattttgaagtcttTATCTGGGCATAATAACCTTATAACATTTCTTGATGCATGTGAGGATGCCAATAACGTCTACATAGTCATGGA GTTATGTGAAGGTGGGGAACTTCTGGACAGAATCTTGTCAAG AGGAGGAAGATACACAGAAGAAGATGCCAAAAATATAGTCGTTCAGATTTTAAGTGTAGTTGCATTTTGTCATCTTCAAGGCGTTGTGCACCGCGACTTAAAGCCTGAg AATTTCCTATTTACTTCTAGACGTGAAGATGCTGATATGAAGCTCATTGACTTTGGTCTTTCGGACTTTGTTAAACCAG ATGGGAGACTCAACGATATTGTTGGAAGTGCTTATTATGTTGCTCCTGAAGTGCTTCATAGATCTTACTCGTTGGAAGCCGATATATGGAGCATTGGGGTCATTAcctatattttattatgtgGAAGTCGGCCATTTTGGGCTAGAACGGAATCAGGAATTTTCCGTGCAGTGTTAAGAGCAGATCCTAGTTTTGATGATTTACCGTGGTCTACAGTGTCTCCTGAGGCAAAAGACTTTGTTAAAAGGCTCCTCAACAAAGATTATAGAAAGAGAATGACTGCAGTCCAGGCGCTCt CTCACCCATGGTTGCGGGATGACAGTCGTCGTTTACCTTTAGATATATTGATCTATAAGTTGGTCAAGTTATACCTTCATGCTACTCCTTTCAGACGTGCCGCTATGAAG GCTCTCTCGAAAGCTTTGACAGAAAACGAACTCTTTTATCTTAGAGCTCAGTTTGCGTTGTTGGAACCGAATCAAGATGGGCGAGTTGGGCTTGATAACTTCAAAGTG GCTCTAATGCGGAATGCAACGGATGCTATGAGAGAGTCGAGGGTTCAGGAAATCGTAAATTTG CTGGAGCCCCTTGCCCTCAGAAGAATAGACTTTGAGGAGTTCTGTGCTGCTGCTATCAGTACGCATCAATTGGAAGCTCTTGACCGGTGGGAGCAGATAGCCTGTGTGGCCTTTGAGCATTTCGAGCGCGAGGGCAACCGGGTGATATCGGTTGAAGAATTAGCAAGG GAATTAAACCTTGGTTCTTCAGCATACTCCATTCTTAAAGAGTGGATTCGCGGAGATGGAAAGCTTAGTTTTCTTGGGTATACAAAGTTTTTACATGGTGTCACCCTACGTAGCTCAAATACAAGACACAATTAG
- the LOC111807593 gene encoding CDPK-related kinase 3-like isoform X4, with translation MLSALMTTAISIEDVRREVKILKSLSGHNNLITFLDACEDANNVYIVMELCEGGELLDRILSRGGRYTEEDAKNIVVQILSVVAFCHLQGVVHRDLKPENFLFTSRREDADMKLIDFGLSDFVKPDGRLNDIVGSAYYVAPEVLHRSYSLEADIWSIGVITYILLCGSRPFWARTESGIFRAVLRADPSFDDLPWSTVSPEAKDFVKRLLNKDYRKRMTAVQALSHPWLRDDSRRLPLDILIYKLVKLYLHATPFRRAAMKALSKALTENELFYLRAQFALLEPNQDGRVGLDNFKVALMRNATDAMRESRVQEIVNLLEPLALRRIDFEEFCAAAISTHQLEALDRWEQIACVAFEHFEREGNRVISVEELARELNLGSSAYSILKEWIRGDGKLSFLGYTKFLHGVTLRSSNTRHN, from the exons ATGCTAAGTGCGTTG ATGACAACGGCAATTTCAATTGAAGATGTTCGGAGAGaggtgaaaattttgaagtcttTATCTGGGCATAATAACCTTATAACATTTCTTGATGCATGTGAGGATGCCAATAACGTCTACATAGTCATGGA GTTATGTGAAGGTGGGGAACTTCTGGACAGAATCTTGTCAAG AGGAGGAAGATACACAGAAGAAGATGCCAAAAATATAGTCGTTCAGATTTTAAGTGTAGTTGCATTTTGTCATCTTCAAGGCGTTGTGCACCGCGACTTAAAGCCTGAg AATTTCCTATTTACTTCTAGACGTGAAGATGCTGATATGAAGCTCATTGACTTTGGTCTTTCGGACTTTGTTAAACCAG ATGGGAGACTCAACGATATTGTTGGAAGTGCTTATTATGTTGCTCCTGAAGTGCTTCATAGATCTTACTCGTTGGAAGCCGATATATGGAGCATTGGGGTCATTAcctatattttattatgtgGAAGTCGGCCATTTTGGGCTAGAACGGAATCAGGAATTTTCCGTGCAGTGTTAAGAGCAGATCCTAGTTTTGATGATTTACCGTGGTCTACAGTGTCTCCTGAGGCAAAAGACTTTGTTAAAAGGCTCCTCAACAAAGATTATAGAAAGAGAATGACTGCAGTCCAGGCGCTCt CTCACCCATGGTTGCGGGATGACAGTCGTCGTTTACCTTTAGATATATTGATCTATAAGTTGGTCAAGTTATACCTTCATGCTACTCCTTTCAGACGTGCCGCTATGAAG GCTCTCTCGAAAGCTTTGACAGAAAACGAACTCTTTTATCTTAGAGCTCAGTTTGCGTTGTTGGAACCGAATCAAGATGGGCGAGTTGGGCTTGATAACTTCAAAGTG GCTCTAATGCGGAATGCAACGGATGCTATGAGAGAGTCGAGGGTTCAGGAAATCGTAAATTTG CTGGAGCCCCTTGCCCTCAGAAGAATAGACTTTGAGGAGTTCTGTGCTGCTGCTATCAGTACGCATCAATTGGAAGCTCTTGACCGGTGGGAGCAGATAGCCTGTGTGGCCTTTGAGCATTTCGAGCGCGAGGGCAACCGGGTGATATCGGTTGAAGAATTAGCAAGG GAATTAAACCTTGGTTCTTCAGCATACTCCATTCTTAAAGAGTGGATTCGCGGAGATGGAAAGCTTAGTTTTCTTGGGTATACAAAGTTTTTACATGGTGTCACCCTACGTAGCTCAAATACAAGACACAATTAG